Proteins from a genomic interval of Polaribacter sp. Q13:
- a CDS encoding AraC family transcriptional regulator — protein MSLLYYPDSLSIKFADSLIFLSKEKHFRYTSFGHNIKGNISYEFGDFRNALNEYIIASELAKKYNNHFQYLTLKFNIGLLKNNLGERKEALDIFKDYLSYVEKIRDKNPKNYIRGLFAMADSYIYSQEIDTAEVYIKKGIHATLVHKDKYHYEHFVFLSGISNYFKKDYINAIDSLVKAKKTFSLNDFEQTRLSICNYYLGKSLYNLNKRKESLKYFKAVDSILQINNDVSIELIDSYNYLIADAKKNKNLKSQIRYINSFIKFDSILDINYKYIKSTLVKNYETPELIFEKERIITQLSKENKGSKSMIIVINSILCTLILLTTYIFRRNLIYKKRFKEIINRVSLENENTINNQLIKASSSSSSTGLPEELIKEILLALDKFEKSSKYLTKKYTLNTLAKELKTNSSYLSKVINVTKKMNFSNYLNNLKIDYAIKRLTKEKKFRSYTIKAIALESGFNNAQSFSVAFHTRTNLYPSYFIKELNTI, from the coding sequence ATGTCTTTACTTTATTATCCTGATTCATTATCAATTAAGTTTGCAGATAGCTTAATTTTCCTCTCAAAAGAAAAACATTTTAGATATACATCTTTTGGCCATAATATTAAAGGGAATATATCATATGAGTTTGGTGATTTTAGAAATGCACTTAATGAATATATTATAGCCTCTGAACTTGCTAAAAAGTATAATAATCATTTTCAATACTTAACTTTAAAATTTAACATTGGACTACTAAAAAATAATTTAGGCGAAAGGAAAGAAGCATTGGATATTTTTAAAGATTATCTAAGTTATGTTGAAAAGATTAGAGATAAGAATCCAAAAAATTATATTAGAGGGTTATTTGCTATGGCCGACTCTTATATATATTCTCAAGAAATAGATACAGCGGAAGTTTATATTAAAAAAGGAATCCACGCTACATTAGTCCATAAAGACAAATATCATTATGAGCATTTTGTTTTTCTTTCTGGAATTAGTAATTATTTTAAAAAAGACTATATAAATGCAATTGATAGCTTAGTAAAAGCTAAAAAAACATTTTCTTTAAATGATTTTGAACAGACAAGGCTCTCTATTTGTAATTATTATTTAGGAAAATCCCTTTATAATTTAAATAAACGGAAAGAGAGTCTTAAATATTTTAAAGCAGTCGATTCTATATTACAGATTAACAATGATGTTAGCATTGAGTTAATAGATTCATACAATTACCTTATTGCTGATGCGAAAAAAAATAAAAACTTAAAATCTCAAATTAGATATATTAATTCGTTTATAAAGTTTGATAGTATTTTGGATATCAACTATAAATATATAAAATCTACTCTTGTTAAAAACTATGAAACTCCTGAACTAATATTTGAAAAGGAGAGAATAATAACTCAACTTAGCAAGGAGAATAAAGGTTCAAAAAGTATGATAATAGTTATAAATTCTATTCTCTGTACACTAATTTTACTTACTACCTATATTTTTAGAAGAAATTTAATTTATAAAAAAAGATTTAAAGAAATTATTAACAGAGTCTCTTTAGAAAATGAAAACACGATTAATAATCAATTAATAAAAGCTAGTAGTAGTAGTAGTAGTACAGGACTTCCTGAAGAATTAATTAAAGAAATACTTCTAGCTTTAGACAAATTTGAAAAATCGTCTAAATATCTCACAAAAAAATATACATTAAATACTTTGGCTAAAGAATTAAAAACAAATAGTTCTTATCTATCTAAAGTAATTAATGTTACAAAAAAAATGAATTTTTCAAATTATTTAAATAATCTTAAAATTGATTATGCTATTAAAAGACTTACAAAAGAAAAAAAATTTAGATCGTATACTATAAAAGCAATTGCTTTAGAGTCTGGTTTTAATAATGCACAATCTTTTTCTGTGGCATTTCACACTAGAACAAACTTATATCCCTCTTATTTTATAAAAGAATTAAATACTATTTAA
- a CDS encoding thiopeptide-type bacteriocin biosynthesis protein, whose amino-acid sequence MKTRFVIGDEWIYYKVYCGKKTADTILIDIVKPFTEKLIKEEIINKWFFIRYNDPDNHLRIRFQCKNRSHIGTLIDEFKNVLEYYIDHDFIWKIQVDTYHREIERYGKNTIEEAETLFFQDSCASINALSLIREDELLFLFVLKSMDAFLNSFKYDLENKVAFLKLNLERFRIEFNVDKNLNKQLSKKYQKLKLKFESFISMKESEEFNSLLELIKNKNENLKPITNKILKLHSNNILGVSLDNLISSFLHMMLNRQFRDKQRLFELVCYDFLFRYYNCILAKSLKK is encoded by the coding sequence ATGAAAACTAGGTTTGTAATAGGGGATGAATGGATTTATTATAAAGTTTACTGTGGAAAAAAAACAGCTGATACTATTCTTATAGATATAGTAAAGCCATTCACAGAAAAACTAATCAAAGAAGAAATAATAAATAAATGGTTTTTTATTAGGTATAATGATCCCGATAACCATTTACGCATTCGCTTTCAGTGTAAAAATAGATCCCATATAGGTACACTTATTGATGAGTTTAAAAATGTTCTTGAATATTATATTGATCATGATTTTATTTGGAAAATACAAGTAGATACATATCATAGAGAAATAGAACGTTACGGAAAAAACACAATAGAAGAAGCTGAAACTTTATTTTTTCAAGATAGCTGCGCTAGCATTAATGCTTTGAGTCTGATTAGGGAAGATGAATTACTATTTTTGTTTGTTTTAAAATCTATGGATGCATTTTTAAATAGTTTTAAATATGATTTAGAAAATAAAGTTGCCTTTTTAAAGTTAAATTTAGAACGTTTTAGAATTGAATTTAATGTAGATAAAAATCTAAATAAACAACTTAGTAAGAAATATCAAAAATTGAAATTAAAATTTGAGTCTTTTATTTCAATGAAAGAGAGTGAAGAATTTAACAGTCTATTGGAACTAATTAAGAATAAGAACGAAAATCTAAAACCTATTACAAATAAAATATTAAAACTACATAGCAATAATATTTTAGGAGTTTCTTTGGATAACTTGATTTCAAGTTTTTTACACATGATGCTTAATAGGCAATTTAGAGATAAACAGCGATTGTTTGAATTAGTCTGTTACGATTTTTTATTTAGATACTACAATTGTATATTAGCTAAAAGTTTAAAAAAATAA
- a CDS encoding lantibiotic dehydratase family protein: MKKQQNPYHFLDVFCLRVPLFSLDFYKKLFEKEDVEYDDLKKIWEDSNIKEAIFLASPYFYSELELLFKGKVNNLKKEIKLKGSFLKYIIRASTRSTPFGLFAGISIGNFKQETDIVIGSITKYTRKTSLDMNYLVSLSSYLSNKSSIKKQLVYYPNSSLYKLANQYRYIEYQIENLKRMYSIEGIEYSNYIEQILNKAKTGEKINTLANLLVNEDITKNDATDFINELIDNQILVSQLEPSVTGDQMLLQIINTLKRLENCSEYIKPLLKLQQAISKLDSLEKNEVQDYKNCYSILDTIGVNYDVKYVFQTDLFIKNKKNVLSKKIAYNLKNVLPLLNTLSKTNTNSNLKKFKKAFSERYHTRKIPLAQALDIEMGVGYIQNDAISDTVPFLNDITPRVNKRSSKNNFLTDSEIIIQKLLFQALKNNEYSIELKDHFFKDSKKKLTDLPDTFSALIEVIKINNENKIYINALGGTNGANLLTRFSKGNKELLNLVTEISSIEKKINFDTALVEIVHLPEARIGNVIKRPHLRDYELPFLGKSNLPFNKQISINDLLVSIKNNRIVLWSKKMNKEVLPRLTNAHNFSFNSLPIYHFLCDLQTQNKTVSLTFSWRSLSKNQSFLPRVCYKNIILSKATWVVETKKLKSIIEVSDKNENLLCNINEWRSNNKIPKYVQLKENDNTLLINLENITLIQLLLASVKNKENFILEEFLFTEDAIVINKTQENFANQCIITFFNESKLKKH, translated from the coding sequence ATGAAAAAACAACAAAATCCATATCATTTTTTAGACGTTTTTTGCTTACGCGTACCTCTTTTTTCGTTAGATTTTTATAAAAAACTGTTCGAGAAGGAAGATGTTGAGTATGATGATTTAAAAAAAATATGGGAAGACAGCAATATTAAAGAAGCTATATTTTTAGCTTCTCCTTACTTTTATTCTGAGTTAGAATTATTATTTAAAGGCAAGGTTAACAACTTAAAAAAAGAGATAAAATTAAAAGGTAGTTTTTTAAAGTACATTATTAGAGCTTCAACACGTAGCACTCCTTTTGGTCTTTTTGCAGGGATTAGTATTGGCAATTTTAAACAAGAAACTGATATTGTAATAGGTAGTATTACAAAATATACTAGAAAAACAAGTTTAGACATGAACTATCTGGTTTCTTTGTCTAGCTATTTATCTAATAAGTCCTCTATAAAAAAGCAATTAGTTTATTATCCTAATAGTTCATTATATAAGCTAGCAAATCAATATCGGTATATAGAGTATCAAATAGAAAACTTGAAACGAATGTATTCTATTGAAGGTATAGAATATTCTAATTATATAGAGCAGATATTAAATAAAGCAAAAACTGGAGAAAAAATAAACACTTTAGCCAATTTATTAGTTAATGAAGATATTACTAAAAATGATGCTACAGATTTTATCAATGAACTTATTGATAATCAAATATTAGTTAGTCAATTAGAGCCATCAGTTACAGGAGACCAAATGCTTTTGCAAATAATTAATACATTAAAGCGTTTAGAAAATTGTAGTGAATATATAAAGCCTCTTCTTAAATTGCAACAAGCTATTTCAAAATTGGATAGTTTAGAAAAAAATGAGGTACAAGATTATAAAAATTGTTATTCAATTTTAGATACGATAGGTGTAAATTATGACGTTAAATATGTTTTTCAAACAGACCTTTTTATCAAAAATAAAAAAAACGTATTAAGCAAAAAAATTGCTTACAATTTAAAGAATGTATTGCCTCTTTTAAATACTCTGAGTAAAACAAATACAAACAGTAATTTAAAAAAATTTAAGAAAGCATTTTCAGAACGTTATCATACAAGGAAGATTCCTTTAGCGCAAGCTTTAGATATAGAAATGGGAGTTGGATATATACAAAATGATGCGATTTCAGATACAGTTCCCTTTTTAAATGATATTACTCCTAGAGTAAATAAAAGAAGTTCCAAAAATAATTTTTTAACGGATTCAGAAATTATTATTCAGAAGCTATTGTTTCAGGCATTAAAAAATAATGAATATAGCATTGAACTAAAAGACCATTTTTTTAAGGATAGTAAAAAGAAATTGACTGACTTACCAGATACTTTTTCTGCATTAATCGAAGTCATAAAAATAAATAATGAAAACAAAATTTATATAAATGCATTGGGAGGTACAAATGGAGCTAATTTATTAACTCGTTTTAGTAAAGGAAATAAAGAGCTATTAAATTTAGTTACTGAAATATCATCAATTGAAAAAAAAATAAATTTCGATACAGCTTTAGTAGAAATTGTGCATTTACCCGAAGCTAGAATAGGAAATGTTATAAAGCGACCTCATTTAAGAGATTATGAACTGCCATTTTTAGGAAAATCTAATTTGCCATTTAATAAACAAATAAGCATAAATGATCTTTTAGTTTCTATAAAAAATAATCGTATTGTACTTTGGTCTAAAAAAATGAATAAAGAGGTATTGCCTCGTTTAACAAATGCCCATAACTTTAGTTTTAATAGTTTACCTATTTATCATTTTTTATGTGATTTACAAACCCAAAATAAAACTGTAAGTTTAACTTTCTCTTGGAGATCACTTTCTAAAAACCAATCATTTTTACCAAGAGTATGTTATAAAAATATTATTCTATCAAAAGCAACATGGGTTGTAGAAACAAAAAAACTAAAATCTATTATTGAGGTAAGTGATAAGAATGAAAATCTATTATGCAACATTAATGAGTGGAGGTCTAATAACAAAATACCAAAATACGTTCAGTTAAAAGAAAATGATAATACCCTTTTAATTAATCTTGAAAACATAACTTTGATTCAATTGCTTTTGGCTTCTGTAAAAAATAAAGAAAATTTTATATTAGAAGAGTTTTTATTCACCGAGGATGCAATTGTTATAAATAAAACTCAAGAGAATTTTGCAAATCAATGTATAATAACATTTTTTAATGAATCCAAATTAAAAAAACACTAA
- a CDS encoding helix-turn-helix transcriptional regulator has protein sequence MNLENQNINWNSSDILLQIVKNIEAPLASIIEANKHNSLKISYNGLLKEKPTNIIFSNSQEIKRLIDEVVKIAQASNTAKEEPVIFKIYHANNRVQLMCSKEIDPKKISKQDASWLLKLENEVYKNIDQKDLNLYDLSYSLSVSERQLYRKIKNLVHLTPNKYIRVLRLYKAKQFIDNYLYDTVSQISFAVGYYDTHYFSKLFNQQHGVSPKELLNNLEY, from the coding sequence ATGAATTTAGAAAATCAAAATATAAATTGGAATTCTTCAGATATTTTACTTCAAATAGTAAAAAATATTGAAGCACCATTAGCTTCTATCATTGAAGCAAACAAACATAACTCTTTAAAAATAAGTTATAACGGTCTCTTAAAAGAGAAACCTACCAATATTATTTTCTCAAATAGTCAAGAAATAAAACGGTTGATAGATGAAGTTGTAAAAATTGCGCAGGCTAGTAATACAGCTAAAGAGGAACCTGTTATTTTTAAAATATATCATGCTAATAATAGAGTTCAATTGATGTGTAGCAAAGAAATTGACCCTAAAAAAATTTCTAAACAAGATGCTTCTTGGTTACTGAAACTAGAAAATGAAGTTTATAAAAACATAGACCAGAAAGACTTAAACTTATATGATTTATCCTATAGTTTATCCGTTAGTGAAAGACAATTATATAGAAAAATTAAAAATTTAGTTCATTTAACTCCTAATAAATACATTAGAGTTTTAAGACTATACAAGGCAAAACAATTTATAGATAATTATTTATACGATACCGTCTCACAAATATCTTTTGCAGTTGGTTATTATGATACACATTATTTTTCAAAATTGTTTAACCAACAACACGGTGTGTCTCCTAAAGAGCTATTAAATAATTTGGAATACTAA
- a CDS encoding NHLP leader peptide family RiPP precursor has product MKLLNEQQKAEEFLASIYTKAQEDENFKQELIANPIATLNTFTGKEANFPASKELIVVDQTNPNHVYINIPAKLNLDDVELNEEQLEMVAGGDNRPGDIYFGMHNMSFIWRDIWRL; this is encoded by the coding sequence ATGAAATTATTAAATGAACAACAAAAAGCAGAAGAATTTTTAGCAAGTATTTATACTAAAGCGCAGGAAGATGAAAACTTTAAACAAGAATTAATTGCAAACCCAATTGCAACGTTAAATACATTTACGGGTAAAGAAGCAAATTTCCCTGCTAGCAAAGAATTAATAGTGGTCGATCAAACAAACCCAAATCATGTTTACATAAATATTCCTGCAAAACTAAACTTAGATGATGTAGAATTAAATGAAGAACAATTGGAAATGGTCGCTGGAGGTGATAATAGACCCGGGGATATATATTTTGGCATGCATAATATGAGTTTTATTTGGAGAGATATTTGGAGACTGTAA
- a CDS encoding cyclic nucleotide-binding domain-containing protein: protein MKRVLFLLGHLSDLDIEWMINNGSKEDLETGDRLIQKGETIENLYIILSGQLAISDGKGKKQIAHIGAGEIVGEMSFLEARPPSVSVIASEPVTVFSISRELMNSRLANNLEFKANFYYAISLFLSNRLRKTTSQLGYGSPDEADVIDESVLDGISQAGARFGQILQKFSEV, encoded by the coding sequence ATGAAACGTGTGCTTTTTTTATTAGGTCATTTAAGCGATTTAGATATCGAATGGATGATAAACAATGGTAGTAAAGAAGATTTAGAAACAGGGGATCGGTTAATCCAAAAAGGAGAAACAATCGAAAACTTATATATTATTTTATCTGGTCAGTTGGCTATCTCAGATGGTAAGGGCAAAAAACAAATTGCGCACATAGGAGCTGGTGAAATTGTCGGAGAAATGTCTTTTTTAGAGGCTAGACCACCTTCAGTATCTGTCATTGCTTCTGAGCCCGTAACGGTTTTTAGTATTTCGAGAGAGTTAATGAACAGCAGATTGGCAAACAATTTAGAATTTAAGGCTAATTTTTATTATGCCATTTCTCTATTCTTATCAAACAGACTACGTAAAACAACAAGTCAATTAGGTTATGGTTCTCCAGACGAAGCAGACGTTATAGATGAGAGTGTATTGGATGGTATTTCTCAAGCAGGAGCAAGATTTGGGCAAATATTACAAAAATTTTCTGAAGTATAA
- a CDS encoding TolC family protein, whose translation MIYRFLFFSFLFFGLCKVYSQTTLPVNIVKLSEITLTKNPIIKRNMLSVNDAEGGLQIQKSTFDYQLVSRLSLSRNALNLFEVDPRNEYINNQLTSKSTGASVGLQKTFRSSLTANLSVDYSNSNDNFPLNRFNQDVGAYFQDHTVSSTFSLTQPLLRGRGNQTATALEKASELNLESTNENVEFANSFELFQTGSAYWQYVSSYKRLKIFKENEARVRRVLEITKELVKADKKPSGDLAQIQADLANQERQTKVAEQSLYSAKLNLGRSIGLSEEESKQLGKPTDEFPTIVESQYNKDVDKVKFLEIAQNNRKDILASKKTQGALELQLSLAENNKKPQLDLTGFVNYGGMNMGNGLDNALATFSRNEGRSVGYGLNLNLSFPINNNLAKGSYIQNEVALEDQQIANENLQRNIKLNVSIALNNLENSVLVLEKALESLNFYQEVYDNEQIKFQNGLTILLNLIQFQERLTFAQLEYLQAHLQFAIAIINLRYETGTLLKKKNLNGILEINKELFFTIPK comes from the coding sequence ATGATTTATAGATTCCTGTTTTTTAGTTTTCTGTTTTTTGGGCTATGCAAAGTGTATAGCCAAACAACATTGCCGGTAAATATTGTTAAGTTGTCTGAAATTACACTTACTAAAAACCCTATTATTAAAAGAAACATGTTAAGTGTTAATGATGCAGAAGGTGGTTTACAGATACAAAAAAGCACCTTTGATTATCAATTAGTTTCAAGATTGTCATTAAGTCGCAATGCATTAAACCTTTTTGAAGTAGATCCTAGAAATGAATATATAAATAATCAGTTAACATCGAAAAGTACAGGAGCATCTGTTGGACTGCAAAAAACATTTCGTTCCAGTTTAACTGCTAATTTAAGCGTTGATTATTCGAATTCAAATGACAACTTTCCTCTTAATAGGTTTAATCAAGACGTAGGTGCTTATTTTCAAGACCATACTGTTTCAAGTACATTTTCTCTAACACAACCACTTTTAAGAGGTAGAGGAAACCAAACGGCAACTGCATTAGAAAAAGCATCAGAGTTAAATTTAGAAAGCACTAATGAAAATGTGGAGTTTGCAAATTCTTTTGAACTTTTTCAAACGGGGTCAGCTTATTGGCAATATGTATCCTCATACAAAAGGCTAAAAATATTTAAAGAAAATGAAGCACGTGTAAGACGTGTTTTGGAAATAACCAAAGAATTAGTGAAAGCTGATAAAAAACCTTCTGGAGATTTAGCTCAAATACAAGCTGATTTAGCAAATCAAGAACGACAAACAAAAGTAGCAGAACAATCTTTATATAGTGCAAAGTTAAACCTTGGAAGATCTATAGGATTAAGCGAAGAAGAAAGCAAACAATTAGGAAAACCAACAGATGAGTTTCCAACAATAGTAGAATCTCAATATAATAAGGATGTTGATAAGGTCAAATTTTTAGAAATAGCTCAAAATAATAGAAAAGATATTTTGGCATCCAAAAAAACACAAGGAGCATTAGAATTACAACTTAGTTTAGCTGAAAATAATAAGAAACCACAATTAGACTTAACTGGTTTTGTGAATTATGGAGGAATGAATATGGGAAATGGTTTAGATAATGCGTTGGCAACGTTTTCAAGAAATGAAGGAAGAAGTGTTGGTTATGGTCTTAATTTGAATCTCTCTTTTCCTATTAATAATAACCTTGCAAAAGGATCTTACATACAAAATGAGGTAGCATTAGAAGACCAACAGATTGCGAATGAGAACTTACAAAGGAATATAAAACTAAATGTTTCTATTGCATTAAATAATTTAGAGAATAGTGTACTTGTTTTAGAAAAGGCATTAGAATCACTTAATTTTTATCAAGAGGTTTATGATAATGAGCAGATAAAGTTTCAAAACGGTTTAACCATTTTATTAAATCTTATACAATTTCAAGAACGATTAACTTTTGCACAATTAGAGTATTTACAAGCACATCTGCAGTTTGCTATAGCTATTATTAATCTAAGGTATGAAACAGGAACACTTTTAAAGAAGAAAAATTTAAATGGAATTCTTGAAATAAATAAAGAATTATTTTTTACAATTCCTAAATAA
- a CDS encoding NHLP bacteriocin system secretion protein, protein MAAGFFRKAALEKLSTPEKLDQLIKVTSPKAWISLCTIILVLGIGIGWSFLGNIKTKLNVVGVLLGGEIHEVVTTAQGQLTSLKVIVGDSVNQGDIIATIEQPELFQQIEEVKASLKEREFELKQLSSFGNQDTRLQGELIQQQRNSIQLQIQSNIKNLEFLKNQLETENGLLGKGLITKSQVVNTEQQIESAKNSIESLKSQKMQTSSQKLNLGFDLQQKINLNKQRIAETIRNLIHLEERYDIQTNIRSSYSGEVVEVLTDTGVIVGQGASLFKLKNQSHITGNKLRGVLYIPSQDGKKIKKGMEALVVPSTIQPQEYGFMKGKVTYVSDFPITQKGMMMTVKNAQLVQGLLSGGALFEVYVEFEKDDKAFSGFKWTSAQGPQIAINEGTSCMGKITVKSEPPATMVVPALKKFFDLY, encoded by the coding sequence ATGGCAGCAGGATTTTTTAGAAAAGCAGCATTAGAAAAGCTTTCTACTCCAGAAAAATTGGATCAATTAATAAAAGTAACGAGTCCTAAGGCTTGGATTTCATTATGTACTATAATTCTAGTTTTAGGGATAGGAATTGGATGGTCATTTTTAGGTAATATTAAAACAAAACTAAATGTTGTTGGGGTTTTATTAGGTGGTGAAATTCATGAAGTCGTTACTACAGCTCAGGGACAATTAACAAGCCTTAAAGTGATAGTTGGTGATAGTGTAAATCAAGGAGATATTATTGCAACTATAGAACAACCAGAACTGTTTCAGCAAATTGAGGAAGTAAAAGCATCTCTAAAGGAAAGAGAGTTTGAATTGAAACAACTTTCTTCTTTTGGGAATCAAGATACAAGATTACAAGGGGAGTTAATTCAACAACAAAGAAATAGTATTCAATTACAAATTCAATCAAACATTAAAAATTTAGAGTTTTTAAAAAACCAATTAGAGACTGAAAATGGTTTATTAGGCAAAGGGCTTATCACTAAGTCTCAAGTTGTAAATACTGAACAGCAAATTGAATCTGCAAAAAACTCAATAGAAAGTCTTAAAAGTCAAAAGATGCAAACGTCTAGTCAAAAATTAAATTTAGGCTTTGATTTACAACAAAAAATTAATCTCAATAAACAACGTATTGCAGAAACCATAAGGAATCTAATTCATTTGGAAGAACGCTATGACATACAAACGAATATAAGAAGTTCATACTCTGGGGAAGTGGTAGAAGTGCTAACAGATACAGGAGTTATAGTAGGGCAAGGAGCTTCTTTATTTAAATTGAAGAATCAGTCACATATTACAGGTAATAAATTAAGAGGTGTGCTTTATATACCTTCTCAGGATGGGAAAAAAATAAAAAAAGGTATGGAGGCTTTAGTGGTTCCTTCAACAATTCAACCACAAGAATACGGCTTTATGAAAGGAAAAGTAACTTACGTATCAGACTTCCCTATTACTCAAAAAGGAATGATGATGACTGTTAAAAATGCACAGTTAGTTCAAGGTCTATTATCAGGAGGTGCCTTATTTGAAGTATATGTAGAATTTGAGAAAGATGACAAAGCCTTTAGTGGTTTTAAATGGACTTCTGCTCAAGGGCCACAAATCGCTATAAATGAAGGGACTTCTTGTATGGGCAAAATTACAGTTAAAAGTGAACCTCCAGCAACTATGGTTGTACCAGCGTTAAAAAAATTCTTTGACCTTTATTAA